In Pelagicoccus sp. SDUM812003, the sequence CTGGTGGTTCACCTTGTTCTTCGCCACGTAAGCGGCGAAAACGTCGTCCGCGCTCATGCCCAGCGTCTGAGCCAACGAAATGAGAAAATGGAAAAGGTCGATCACCTCCACCCTGGCGTTCTGCTTGTCAAACTCCTGGTATTTCGCCCACCACTTCCACGGCACCGAATCGATCAGCTCGCAAATCTCCTGCTGCATGGCCCGCGTGTAGTTGAGCACCCACTCGGTCTGCTTTTCCTCTCCGATGTCCTTGAGGTTCACGCCGATACGCGCGTTCAGCTCCTCCTGCATCTCGAAAATCCGCTCAAGCTTGTCCATAAGCCTCGGTCACTAGCCCCCTAGGCCAGACCACGCAAGGCCCAAGGCATTTAAGTTTGAACTTTTCACTTCTATAGTAAAGTACCTAAAACGCGGCAGCAAAAGGGCCCCACCACGCCGACTCGCTCGGCCCGCCGCATCACACACCGCGAGTCGCCCGCTCAGTCGAAGCAAATACCGACTGACCAACGAGTAACAACATGTCACACACAGAAGAACCAAACAAATCGACGCCAGAGCAGGAGGAGCCGCAAAGCCCCGCTAACGTCGCGGCCGACGACGATCTCGGAATCGTCGACGCCATGAAGCCGCCCTCCGCCCCGTCGACCGACAAGCCGATCCGTTACGGCACACGCAAGCAACGCGCAGGCGCCGAAGCGCCCGCCGTCACCTCACTCAACTCGATCAAAACGTTCGAAGAAGAGGAGATCGAAATGGACGATCTCCCGATCCGCGCCAACGCGCCCGAACACCTGATCGACTCGAGACCAAACCCGAGCGAACGACGCGAACGTGATGGCGAAGAACGCCCACGCCGCCAACGCCGCTCGCGCGAGGAACACCCCGGCAACGACCGCCGCAGACGCTCCTCGGAAACGCCTTCCGAAACCGATTCGGAAGCTAACGCAATCGAAGCGAACGAAGCAGAACAGCCAGAAGACCGTCCTGAACGCTTCGGCATGGTGGAAAACCGCGAAAGCGATTCCAGCCAGCCGACCGGCGTGCAGGAATTCCGCCCATCGCGCGATGGACGCGTAGCCCCCAAACGCGAGCGCAAGCCACGCAGCGAAAGCGGCAAGCCCAGCGCTCAGCCCAAGAAAAAAGGCCTCCTCTCCAAGATCATCTCCTTCTTCACCGGAGACGAAAGCAAGGAAGAGGAAAGCAAAAGCTCCCCGCGCCGCCAAAGCTCAGACCGCCCTCGAAATCGCAACCGCCGCGGACCAGGCGACCGCCAGAACCGCGAAGGCGACGAAAACCAAGATGGCAGACCGCGCCGCCGCAAACGTCGTCCCCGCAACCGCGGACCACGTGGCGAAAACCAAGGCGGCAACGCCGAAGGACAGCAAAACCGAGAAGGCGGACAGCGTCGTCGCAGACGTCGCCCCCGCCGCAGCGGCGGACCGCGCCAGCGCGAATCCGCTTCGTCGCAAAAATCGGAATAGACAGCGTACCCAACTCACCAACGAGCCCTGCAGCCTGCCAGCCGCAGGGCTTTTTCACGCTCCTCCCCTTCCACCCACACCCAAAACCCGCAACTCTTTTTTGCAACATGGCAAAAAAGAGTTGCGCCCCCGTCAGCGCAGCAGGCGCCCCCAAACCGCAAAAGCTCTGTCCACTCAGGCGAGCGCAGGCCGCTTTCGTCCGGTCGAGAGAGGCTTGTTCGAGACGCGTATCGCCAGTCGAAGCTTGCTCCGACTGGTCCAAGATGGGTGGCCATTTGTCGTTAAAATCCCGATGGACAGCGACGGTGCCCCGCCTCAGATTCTACCTCAATGAACGAGCCCACCGATAAAGGAGTCGACTATTTCGCCGCCGCTTTGAGCACCCCCATGAACACTCAGACCGAGTCGATCCTTCGTCCCCCGAGCTTCGAAGAGTTCGTTGGCCAAACCAAGACAGTGGAGCGCCTCCGCATCATGTCGGGCGCAGCCCGCAAGCGCGGCGAACCGCTAAACCACATCCTGCTCTCCGGACCTCCTGGCCTTGGCAAGACCAGTCTTTCCTTCATTCTTGGAGCCGAGATGGGGCGAAACGTGCGCATCACCTCCGGACCCGTCGTGGAAAAGGCCGGCGACCTAGCGGGCATGCTGACCAATCTCGAGGAAGGCGACATCCTCTTCATCGACGAGATTCACCGCATCCCCAAAACGGTGGAGGAGTACCTCTACTCCGCCATGGAAGACTTCCGAATCGACATCATGATCGACCAAGGGCCCAACGCCCGCAGCGTGCGGCTGGACATACCGCGCTTCACCCTGGTAGGAGCGACTACCCGAAACGGTCTTCTCACCGCCCCGCTGCGCAGCCGTTTCACCCTGCAAACCCGACTCGACTACTACGAACCAGACGATCTGGTGAAAATCGTCCTGCGCACCTGCGGCTTGCTCGGGGTGGAAACGAATGCCGAAGGCGCCATGGAAATCGCCCGTCGCGCCCGCGGCACGCCACGCATCGCCAACAACCTGGTGAATTTCGTGCGCGACTACGCAGAGGAAAAAGGCGACGGGGTGATCACCAAACCCATCGCCCAAGCAGCTCTCGAGCTGCTGGAAATCGACGCCCTCGGCCTCGATGAGATGGACAAGCGCATCCTTCGCGTCATGGCCACCACCTACAAAAGCCGTCCGGTCGGCATCAGCACGCTCGCCGTCGCGGTAGGCGAGGAAGCCGATACCCTGGAAGAAGTCCACGAACCCTACCTCATCCAAAGCGGGCTCATTCAGCGCACGCCTCAAGGCCGAGTCATCACCGAAAGCGGCTTGCGAGCCATCGGCCTGACGCCCTCGTGATCGGCGCAGGTCTTAGTTCGGAAAACTCTCCAGCACCTTCGATATCGCCACGACTCGCTTCGAATCCGTCGCAAACCCATTGACCGTGCTACTCTTAGCCCATCCCTGCCAAGCCAAGCTTTTCGTAGTCGCATCGAAAACATCGATAATCAGGTACACTCCCTGATCGCTAGGCAATCGCGAGCCCTCGCTCGCATCATAGATGTCCAGATCCGTCGGCCTGTAAATGCTCCTCGGATAGTCGGCATCCGTATTACCCAATCGGTTCGGAGGTAAAACCGACATGGCAAGAAGCCCCTCTGGCTCTGCATCCAAATAGCCGATCACCTCTTCGATCGAACGAAACGTCGCCCGAATCCCCACGAAAAAATCAGCCGGGCCATCGATCGCGCGATGATAGCCCTTGCCTTCCAATATCGAAGTTAGCGCCAGCAGGCTGCTATCATCATTCCCCAATACCATTCGCGCTTTCTCGTCGTACTCGGGATGCGGAATCGGCAACAGGTCGAAACTCTCGTACATCGCCAAATCGATCTGCGGATCGTAGTCATGGGACACATTCACCGATGCGCATCCGCACAAAAACAGGCTAACGAGCAGAAGGGGTAGCAAGTGCTTCATCAATCTTCGGGTTTGATGAATGAGTGAATCGGCTAACGGCTTTGCTGGCAGACTCCTAATCACCTAAATCTGCCTACGAGCCAAAGGCCCGACCTAGTTTGGGAACGTACTCAGAATTTCGTGAATTGCCTTGGCTCGTTTCTCATCGGTATTGAAATGCTTACTTGATAACGACTTGGCCCATCCGTGCCAAACTACCTTTCGCGTCGAGCTATCGAATACTTCGACGATGATAAACGAGTACCACGAGTACTTCCGACTTGTTTTCCCCAATTCTGACCCAGAACCAGTTTTTGAGTATCCTGGCAGGCTAGGCGGGGTGGCAATATCCCAACCACGCATCACCAGCAAATCGTCTTCGCTCGAGACGGGAGCGTCCGCTATGATTTTCTGTTTCAGCCATGCCTTGCGTACCCGAATGAAAAAATCCACATCCTCCCCTGTCTCCAGCGAAAACCCTTTCTGCTGCACAACCTTTGCAGCCTCCTTCAGGGCAAAGTTGTCCTCGCCGAGGATCCGAAAGGCGTTTTCATCAAATTCATCATGAGGGCTCGGCAGCAGGGCGAACGTCTGGTAGGACATCAGGTCCACTTCCGGACTAAAATCATGCTCCACATACACGGTTTTGCAGGATGCCAACAAAAGGCAGAAAGCAACTAGGGTAACAACGGGGCACTTCATATAAGTAAAAAGACATACCACTTACCTGCGGTCAATACTTACAACCCGCCACGAAACAGCACAAGTCACGCCTACCCCCTCCATCACCTTCAGAAATAGAAAGACCAATTCCGCCTACGAAAAGCGGGCCGCTAAAGCCCTAGCAAAACAAGCGAAAGAAACGACTCGCGCAACGCCGTCTCAAAACGCCCAATCGCTTCGACAACACTCTCCGTCTGAATTGAGCGCAGCTGATGCGAATGGCCTCGTGCTGCAATCACCACGGCCGACTTCGGCGCAAACGACGTCCCCTGGACTAAAGAACGAGAATCCGCGCCTTTAGACAAGGGATCGAAGCGGTTTTCGCCCTCAATTTGGAAACGGGCTGAGAATCTCTTCAATCGCTTTCGCTCGCTTCGCATTCGTATTAAAAGCCGCCGCAGAGTTCGACTTCGCCCACCCCTGCCAAACGAGCTTCTGGGTCGCTGCATCGAACATATCGACGTATAGAAAGAGATCTGTCGTCTGATTCGGGTGGACCACGTCTAGGTCTTTCTGATCCATTTTCGTATACCCAGGTAGACGAGGTGGTTCCGCAATGTCCCAAGCATGCATCACGAGGAAATCGCCATCGCTAGCCAAGGAAGCTTCCGCTAAGCCTTTCCTCTCCACCGCATTGACACGAACGCCAAGGAAGAAATCCACCTCCCCACCCGACTCTTCCATAAACCCTTTTTGCTGCAGGACACTCGAAGCCACCGCCAAGGCGAAGTCGTTTTTCCCAAGGACGTTGATGGCGAGCCGATCAAACTCCGGATGAGGGTTCGGCAGTACGCCAAACGTCCGGTAGGCCACCAAATCAATTTCGGGATTAAACTCATGATCCACCGACACGCTGGCGCAGGATGCCAACAGGAAACAGAAAGAGACGAGGGTAACAACGGGGCACTTCATATAGGCATAAAAACGTATCCTCATAATAGCGTCAATACCTATACGTCGACCCCGAACGACAAAAGCAACGCTTGTCCCTTTCGTCACCATTGGAAATAGAAAAGCCCGCTCCCACAAATGGGGAACGGGCCTCTAAATTCATCTCTGCGCGGGAGAAATACTAGTCGGACAGCGCCGCCTTGATCCGGTCCATCGCTTCCAGCACCTTCTGGCGCGAGTTGAACGCGCTGATGCGGATGTGTCCTTCGCCGCAGGTGCCGAAGCCCGCCCCTGGAGTGCAAACCACGCCTGCCTTGTTGAGCAGCAGATCGAAGAACTCCCAGCTTGGTCGCTTGGCGTTGATCCATACGTAGGGAGAATTGTCGCCGCCCACGCAATCGAAGCCCAACTCGGTCATGGCCTTCACCACGATCTTGGCGTTTTCCAGATAAAAATCGGTCAAGGCTTTGACTTCCGCCTTTCCTTCTTCGGAGAAGGTCGCTTCGGCCGCCCTTTGCACCGGATAAGATACCCCGTTGAACTTGGTGCAGTGGCGACGATTCCAAAGGGCGTGCACACTGTGTTCGTTGCCCTCCGCATCCTTAGCCTTGAGGTTCTTCGGGATCACCGTGTAGGCGCAGCGCGTTCCGGTGAATCCAGCATTCTTGGAGAAGCTGCGAAACTCGATCGCAACCTCGCGCGCCCCCTCGATCTCATAGATGCTTTGCGGCAAAGACTCATCGCGGATGAACGCAACGTAAGCTGCGTCGAAGAGAATCAGAGCTCCGCAATCCTTGGCGTAGTCCACCCAGGCCTTTAGCTGCTCCTTGGTCGCTGTGGCCCCGGTAGGATTGTTCGGAAAACAGAGATAGATCAGATCCACCTTCTCCTCCGGCAACGCGGGGACGTATCCATTTTCTGGAGTGGACTCCAGATAAACGAATCCCTCGTAGCGGCCGCCTACGTTCTTTCCGGTGCGACCTGCCATCACGTTCGTGTCGACATAAACTGGATACACAGGATCCGGCACTGCGATCTTGATATCGTCGCCGAAGATTTCCTGAATGTTTCCGCTGTCGCACTTGGCCCCGTCGCTGAGGAAAACCTCGTCCGCCGCGATGTCCGCGCCGCGGGCTTGGAAATCGTTCTTAGCGATAGCCTCGCGAATGAAGGGGTAGCCCTGCTCCGGCCCATAGCCGTGGAAGCCTTCGCGGGTGCCCATATCGTCGATCGCCGCGTGAAACGCCTTTTGGCAGGCTTGCGGGAGAGGTTCGGTCACGTCGCCAATGCCGAGACGAATGATGGGCTTTTCGGGATTCGCCTGCTGGTAAGCGGACACGCGCTTGGCGATGTCGGAGAAAAGATAGGATGCCTTGAGCTTCTTGTAGTTTTCGTTGATGCGGATCATGATAAAAAAGTTGCCCTCGCATCACATGGATGTTGCCGGGCGAGTCAATGAAGTTAGCCCCCGAGCCTGGCGTCCCGCGGCCCTCAGCATGCAAGCGCCGGCTCCGCCCATTCACTTCAGCACGTCGTGACGCTCTAGCGGCAGGTCGATGTCTTCGTCCTCTCTCGCGACGTAGTGGCTGCCCTTGCTCTCCGAATTCAAGGTCGCCGCGTGCACCACCAATTGAGCGGCGCAAACGGCATTTCTCAGCTCGATCAGCGACCGGGTCAGCCGGTTTCCCGCGTAGAAGCTGTCGATTTCCTCGTAGAGCTGGCTGAGGATTCGCCGAGCCCGCATCAGGCGTCGCGGCGACCGCACCAACCCGACGTAGTTCCACATGGTGCTCTTGATCAGCCGCATGTCCTGACGGATCAGCACTTCATCCGCAGTCTTTTCAGGGCTGATCCATTCGCGCACTTCCGGGAGATGGAAACTCTCGTTCGCGATCGCCTCCGAATCAGCCAAGGCAGTCAGCTTCGCTGAAACCAGGCACTCCAGCAGCGAGGTGCTCGCGAGTCGGTTCGCTCCATGCAAGCCGGTGCAAGCGGTCTCTCCGATCGCATTGAGATGCTGAACCGAGGACCGTCCATTCAAGTCCGTGTAGACTCCGCCACAGGTGTAGTGCGCGGCAGGGGCGACGGGAATCGGCTCGCGAGAAATATCCACGCCACAAGCAAGCGCCCGCTCATAGATGGAAGGAAAACGATCCTTGATGAAATGGGGCGACTTGCTGGATAAGTCGATGTAGACGCACGGCTCGCCAGAGGAGATCAACTCGCGGTGGATCGCTCTGGCCACGATATCGCGCGGCGCCAGCGAGCCCATCGGGTGCTGCGTATCCATGAACGCCTTACCTTCACTGTTAATCAAGACGCCACCCTCGCCACGCACCGCTTCCGAAACAAGAAACAGCTGGCAGTTCTTCTTAAGGAAAACCGTAGGATGAAACTGGATATACTCCAGATCGATCACGCGAGCGCCGACGCGTTTGGCCATGGCGATACCGTGCCCCACCACTCCCGGTTGATTGGTCGTATTCTGAAAGATCTGCCCCAGACCGCCGGTCGCCAAAACCGTTTTCTTCGCTCGGATCGCTTTGATCTCGCCCTGCACGGAATCCAGAACGTAGGCGCCGATACAGGTGATCGGTTTGTATTTGTCCAGAGGATACACTGAATTGTGAGAAAGCGTGAGCAGGTCGATCGCCACGTGGTTCTCCAGGATGCTCACGCCATCCAGTGTTCGCACGTAGTCGTGAA encodes:
- a CDS encoding dUTPase; translation: MDKLERIFEMQEELNARIGVNLKDIGEEKQTEWVLNYTRAMQQEICELIDSVPWKWWAKYQEFDKQNARVEVIDLFHFLISLAQTLGMSADDVFAAYVAKNKVNHQRQDSGYSQKDESDSRHI
- the ruvB gene encoding Holliday junction branch migration DNA helicase RuvB → MNEPTDKGVDYFAAALSTPMNTQTESILRPPSFEEFVGQTKTVERLRIMSGAARKRGEPLNHILLSGPPGLGKTSLSFILGAEMGRNVRITSGPVVEKAGDLAGMLTNLEEGDILFIDEIHRIPKTVEEYLYSAMEDFRIDIMIDQGPNARSVRLDIPRFTLVGATTRNGLLTAPLRSRFTLQTRLDYYEPDDLVKIVLRTCGLLGVETNAEGAMEIARRARGTPRIANNLVNFVRDYAEEKGDGVITKPIAQAALELLEIDALGLDEMDKRILRVMATTYKSRPVGISTLAVAVGEEADTLEEVHEPYLIQSGLIQRTPQGRVITESGLRAIGLTPS
- a CDS encoding DUF4136 domain-containing protein; translation: MKHLLPLLLVSLFLCGCASVNVSHDYDPQIDLAMYESFDLLPIPHPEYDEKARMVLGNDDSSLLALTSILEGKGYHRAIDGPADFFVGIRATFRSIEEVIGYLDAEPEGLLAMSVLPPNRLGNTDADYPRSIYRPTDLDIYDASEGSRLPSDQGVYLIIDVFDATTKSLAWQGWAKSSTVNGFATDSKRVVAISKVLESFPN
- a CDS encoding DUF4136 domain-containing protein, with product MKCPVVTLVAFCLLLASCKTVYVEHDFSPEVDLMSYQTFALLPSPHDEFDENAFRILGEDNFALKEAAKVVQQKGFSLETGEDVDFFIRVRKAWLKQKIIADAPVSSEDDLLVMRGWDIATPPSLPGYSKTGSGSELGKTSRKYSWYSFIIVEVFDSSTRKVVWHGWAKSLSSKHFNTDEKRAKAIHEILSTFPN
- a CDS encoding DUF4136 domain-containing protein encodes the protein MRIRFYAYMKCPVVTLVSFCFLLASCASVSVDHEFNPEIDLVAYRTFGVLPNPHPEFDRLAINVLGKNDFALAVASSVLQQKGFMEESGGEVDFFLGVRVNAVERKGLAEASLASDGDFLVMHAWDIAEPPRLPGYTKMDQKDLDVVHPNQTTDLFLYVDMFDAATQKLVWQGWAKSNSAAAFNTNAKRAKAIEEILSPFPN
- a CDS encoding LL-diaminopimelate aminotransferase; the protein is MIRINENYKKLKASYLFSDIAKRVSAYQQANPEKPIIRLGIGDVTEPLPQACQKAFHAAIDDMGTREGFHGYGPEQGYPFIREAIAKNDFQARGADIAADEVFLSDGAKCDSGNIQEIFGDDIKIAVPDPVYPVYVDTNVMAGRTGKNVGGRYEGFVYLESTPENGYVPALPEEKVDLIYLCFPNNPTGATATKEQLKAWVDYAKDCGALILFDAAYVAFIRDESLPQSIYEIEGAREVAIEFRSFSKNAGFTGTRCAYTVIPKNLKAKDAEGNEHSVHALWNRRHCTKFNGVSYPVQRAAEATFSEEGKAEVKALTDFYLENAKIVVKAMTELGFDCVGGDNSPYVWINAKRPSWEFFDLLLNKAGVVCTPGAGFGTCGEGHIRISAFNSRQKVLEAMDRIKAALSD
- the nadB gene encoding L-aspartate oxidase produces the protein MDTIQTDCLVIGAGLAGCSYAHYARSQGLSVTLICADELTTGANSKWAQGGIIFDTSYHPEQLERDIMVASGDTANPAAVSSLVREGQSAVQSLLVDQLKVPFDRSDDGELLRTREGGHSDKRIIFSKDITGRAILGRFHDYVRTLDGVSILENHVAIDLLTLSHNSVYPLDKYKPITCIGAYVLDSVQGEIKAIRAKKTVLATGGLGQIFQNTTNQPGVVGHGIAMAKRVGARVIDLEYIQFHPTVFLKKNCQLFLVSEAVRGEGGVLINSEGKAFMDTQHPMGSLAPRDIVARAIHRELISSGEPCVYIDLSSKSPHFIKDRFPSIYERALACGVDISREPIPVAPAAHYTCGGVYTDLNGRSSVQHLNAIGETACTGLHGANRLASTSLLECLVSAKLTALADSEAIANESFHLPEVREWISPEKTADEVLIRQDMRLIKSTMWNYVGLVRSPRRLMRARRILSQLYEEIDSFYAGNRLTRSLIELRNAVCAAQLVVHAATLNSESKGSHYVAREDEDIDLPLERHDVLK